A window of Rhododendron vialii isolate Sample 1 chromosome 11a, ASM3025357v1 genomic DNA:
GTTTGACTGGCCGATTTTACAGAGGGTTGGAGTACGAATTTGCTTGTATCTGTGGGATGCTACGATTTCTAGCTTCTAGGATTTGTCTAAGAAACACCATCAACTGTCATGATATTAAAGTTTGATAGAATCAACTCACAATTTAGAGCATCTTATTATTGTCACTGTTCATTCTTTCGTTATGGTGTTATGTTAGACAACCCTCCAATGTGATCTTGCTTGCAAGATTTTGTGCTCTTGCAAGTTAACCGATCCTTGTGCATATGGCCTCCAAATTCGTGTAATGCTAtacaagaaagacaaaaatatgaCTTTGTAATCCACAGAATTACAAGGATGAAAGTTGAGGCTGATCTTACATTTGTTTTATGTGCTGTTTGGAAGAATTAAAATGCTGGAGTGAGTATTAAAGGTAGGTTGTGAACCAACTCTGAGAAAAGATAATAAGGGGGTAGTGCAGTAAGAAAGTAGAAACCTACCTGGTTAGAGTTGATCCTCCCCATAATATGCATTATTTATCCTATGAGGCCTTTGATGGGTAGCTTCATGGCTGAGGCACTGTTTGTGCAAGCTTTCAGAATACATTTCACATCATGTTTCATTACGCATCCATGCATATGTAAGTTTGTAACCCATGGCTTCCATTTGAAAGCACTGGTTTCTGCTTTCAGTCTTCCTGCGTACTGTTTTTAGCACTTACTCAGGCTCACAGTTCAAATACTATGTCACTGACAGAGGGAGGACAAGCATTGCTGTTGCTGCATGTGTGGATTATCAGCATCAACAAAGGAAgccaaagagaaaaacaaaaccagCTATTCCCAGAGTATGACTCAGTTCCTTCAATCTTTCCAACATATGACCTAGTTTAGTATAATATTACTACCATAAAATTACTCTTGATAAAGTGTTTTATTAGTCAATTCCCATCCTTTGTAAAGTACAAGCTCTAGTACCTGCTTAAAGGCACTACCAACTCAACTGATAGATCAAAAGTCAAAGCACTCTCaaccattcaaacaaaatgTATATTGTTGGGTTCACACCATTGTGATTCATAATAAGGTGTTGAACAGTCATCACATGGCGGTTAATGGGTAATCAGGTGAAATTCAAGGCCAGGAATAAATGGTTAGTTCTACAGTTTTGACACACATCTTGCATATGCCAACTGATGACTCCTTCCTCCAATGTCTATGGTGTATGCAGGGAAAACCTGCTCAGCCTCCAAACTATGAAAAGGAACGGGCCTACTTTCAAGAGGTTGATTCCTTCGAACTCTTAGAGGAAAGCCCCTCACCAAAGAAATCTGGTACATGGGCTATGGGCATCCAAAGTGATGATGTTGCCATACCACATATGTCCACAGCACTAAGGAAATGGTTAATCTCTAAGAAGCTAAATAGAAGTTGTGGACCTTCGGCTTCTCTGTCTAAGATATTACAAACTCCTGCACTACCAGGCCAGTCCATTTGCAGAAATGGTTCAAACTCTTCATGTTTGAAAGCCCCATCAAGTCTGCATATTGATTCAAGTTTGCATATGGTCAAAAACAAATTCAGTTCAAGCTTCACTATTAAAGAATTCGAGACTCTGGGTGATGAGGGGTTCGAAGACATTGACAAAGCAGTTCGCAAACTCTCTCTAACGTTGGAGCATGGTTCATTAGAGGGTCATCATTGGGATCCCTTTGTGGCTCTTTTAGCAGTTTGCGGACAGTTATCTCCATCAATGCTGTCGGATGTATTCTCAAAGTTTTGGTTTGTATTCGTTGTCGCCTAATGCCTAATTAATAAATCTTTTTATGCAGCATTAGTATGTTTTGGTATCAGAAAGTGAAATTTCGCCTTGTTTGACTGCTTTCAAAGGCTTCATTCTCATCCTTTTGGCCTCATACTTCTATTTCCTTCGCTAATTACTTCTCTTGCCTTCGCTATTCATTCTCATCCATTTAGCTTCATAGTTGACTTCAGCAATCTTATTCTCTGATGTTAAGATCTAagttcattttcctttcttctatTTTTGTTCCTTCAGCTTGCTTTTCCCCCATTCAAATAACTACTGCCTCTTATGGAGCCCCCAGCGACCAGCTTAAAGAAATATTCTGTTCTAGTAAAGGAAAAAGTTGGGgagattttgttttccttgcttTTAGTTTAAACAAATGGTTATCATATATAATACGCTAGTAGAAGAACATACTACTTAGCAGAATATTGACACTCCAGCATATGAGTTGTTTGATGGATGAGAGTTGGTCGGGGTCAAGGACAAATTTTACTTTAGGTTGCCTAGAGGTCCTTTCCTTTCCATAAGGATGTTGATGAAAATAATTCTTAAGAGACAAAATGACAACTCGAGAAAAAATGACAACTCTGGAAAGCTGGAAAAATAGAAGACATTCAGATGCCACATCAAAACCGTCCGGTTCGGTTTAATAATGTGCATGGGCCCTTATTGATTGTTGGCCTAGTGATCTTCTTTTGTCTTCTGTTACTTAAGCATTTTAGTCAGGCCATGCATTTTCGTTCCAAGTTCCACTCTTTTGGTTCTTCCAGGCTTCCAACTCAGAGAAAgctttttgtgctttttcagTAGCTACCACTTCTTATATTGCTGCATGTGTTATTTCAGCTTTATTTTCAAGATCTTATTTGAATGTTCATCCCACTTTCCCTTTTGATGGGAAATGGAAATGTCTTGAACACAGCGATCCTGAAACTATCGTCAAGGTTGGTGAAGGAACATATGGAGAAGCTTTTGAGGCCGGCAAAGCTGTTTGCAAAATTGTTCCAATTGATGGAGATTTACGAGTGAACGGAGAAGTACAAAAGGTATTTATCTTGGCCCCATGGTTTGAAGTATCCACACTTGCTAGCAGCCGAGCTAGCAAATGATATTGGGAGTGTTTAGGTACCTAGTGGCTCCATTAAATTTTATTGGTTGCCTGTCACCTATTTTTGCCATGATTTACTCCGTACAGCTGAATGAAGTACTGATATCTCTTTCATATTGAGcttaatttgattttcttgcCGGGTGGAATGTGGAAGCCTAGAAGGTGATTATGTTAATTGAAGACAATGTCTATTTGCTAAACCAGTTTGATTACTATATTGTTTTACAGAGATCAGATGAATTACTTGAGGAGGCTATACTTTCCCGGACTCTTAATCATTTAAGAGCACATGACAGTCAAGTTACCAATTCCTGTACAACATTCATACAAACCTTAGGGTAAGTTTCATGCCTATTTTTATTCTATTGTTTGACAAATTTTATAGAATGAACAAGCCTGTTCCATGTTCATGTTTCTTTGGCCAACACGGGGAGGAAAGGTACAAGTATGAAGTATGACTACGGTCATAGCTAAGCATGCACTAATAGGTAAATCAGGTCAAGACTCAAGAGACATCCTTGTATCTGTGTTTCAGACGCTATAGCCTACATTATTTATACTTGATGACGTTGATACTCTAACTAGTTTTTGACAAGGTTGAGGTATTGAGTTTTTTGGCTATAACGGCTTATTCTGTTGTTTTATAGCGCGTGCCCGGAGGAGTACTTATATTTGAAATTATCAAGCCTAAACCTTCTTAATGTGTAATACTAGTCATATTAAAGCATGTCTACTGGCTACTTTCTCTGCATTCCTTCAAGGGGCCGGCCAAACTTCAGATTTGTCCACCCAATATGCTAGTCAGATTTAAGTCATCAATCCACTTTGGAATATTATCAATATAGGtgtgaaaaaaaaagtccaaCCTATATAGCTTAGTAATTATTATCTGAAATCTGATTCAGAATTTGAGAATAGTAGTTAGGACTTAGGATTGGTCAAATGCCTGAATTTGGTCATTCCTTGGGAGTTTTCCTTCATTACACTTTGAGGCGACACTAAAACTcaaagagagacagagaaacGAGAGATTGAGATATACAAtgttaaattacaaaatttcaattttccaTTCCACAGGCTAAGTGTATGCCAAGGCCCTTATGATGTTGCATTGATAAGAGCTTGGGAAGAGTGGGATGGGAAACATGGTTCAGAAAATGATCATCCTAAAGAGTTTCCAGAGAAGCAGGTTGATTTCttcttcatatttttcattttttcttgtgCATTGACTTATGCTTAGCAAATAGCATTGCTATCTGCTATCCAGCATCAGTTACAGGCAAACTGCTAACTTTTGGAAGCTGGTAGTAACGTATTTAATCTGCAGTTATGCTCCATGGTATTTATGTGTAAAACTTATTTTACTGGGAAAAACTGAATAGCTTGCCTTCAGtgctattttgtttttgttcaagaACATGGTGGTCAGGATCTTGAAAGTTTTGTGCTTTTGAACTTCAATGAAGCACGGAGTTTATTGGTTCAGGTATGTCGAATCCATTCTTCGCTGTTTTTCTTCCCATTTGAGTGGGTaattcactcttcttttttggCCTTATTGTTTGTTCTTTATGCGCTCCAGGTTACAGTTGCCTTAGCGGTGGCAGAAGCTGCTTATGAATTTGAACATCGGGATCTGCACTGGTTTGCATACTATGCACTCTACTGTTTTAATATTTGCTTCATTTTTGTTGAATCCCGAATTAGAATTCTCTACTGCTTGATGAAGGGGGAACATCCTTCTAAGTCGGAAGGATTCTGCAACATTGCTTTTCACTATGGAGGGAAAGCCAATATTTATCAGGACATTTGGATTGGTGGTGTCAATAATTGATTTCACTCTTTCAAGAATCAACACTGGTCAGAGCTTAGTAATTTTATGCATCAAATTTTCAAGATTGGCATCCATTTTCTTTCTGATTGAACTATTGTTCTACATTTACAGGTGATGATATTCTTTTTCTGGACCTATCATTAGACCCAGAACTCTTTGAGGGTCCCAAAGGAGATAAACAAGTAAGGCAAATCAGTTGTAGCTGTCAATTATGGTGGTTTGTGCCTAATCATGTGCAGATACTTAGTCTTTGCCATAATTTGCAGTCAGAGACATATCGGAAAATGAGAGATGTAACTGAAGACTGCTGGGAAGGAAGGTATAACTACTTGATTATTCTTAttaatatttttggagttgGTTGAGCCATCAACTCCAAAGATAATCATAATGTTCCATATTCTTTATACTCATAAATGATAAAGTTGACTCTACACAACAATGAAAAGGATTTTATTGTGTTGGGGTCCTGGAAAAGCAATTGCCTTTGAACTTTGCTGGAATTTGTTCAAATCATTATGGCTGTTGATTCTGACTAAATATTTATTGTTAAGCACGTCAT
This region includes:
- the LOC131308709 gene encoding serine/threonine-protein kinase haspin homolog, with translation MGSTRTGGNAVDLWSELVAAEQEQENRHPPLPQQRREPQFAMVYTRKIATDNTTTTTTQSDASKRLSSSSNRSRVSLAPTKRISWNRSLSTRGRTSIAVAACVDYQHQQRKPKRKTKPAIPRGKPAQPPNYEKERAYFQEVDSFELLEESPSPKKSGTWAMGIQSDDVAIPHMSTALRKWLISKKLNRSCGPSASLSKILQTPALPGQSICRNGSNSSCLKAPSSLHIDSSLHMVKNKFSSSFTIKEFETLGDEGFEDIDKAVRKLSLTLEHGSLEGHHWDPFVALLAVCGQLSPSMLSDVFSKFCDPETIVKVGEGTYGEAFEAGKAVCKIVPIDGDLRVNGEVQKRSDELLEEAILSRTLNHLRAHDSQVTNSCTTFIQTLGLSVCQGPYDVALIRAWEEWDGKHGSENDHPKEFPEKQCYFVFVQEHGGQDLESFVLLNFNEARSLLVQVTVALAVAEAAYEFEHRDLHWGNILLSRKDSATLLFTMEGKPIFIRTFGLVVSIIDFTLSRINTGDDILFLDLSLDPELFEGPKGDKQSETYRKMRDVTEDCWEGSFPKTNVLWLQYLVDILLLKKSYDRTTKDERDMRSLKKRLNSCNSAREATSDPFFRDLFVDHAM